Proteins encoded within one genomic window of Oncorhynchus nerka isolate Pitt River linkage group LG9b, Oner_Uvic_2.0, whole genome shotgun sequence:
- the LOC115119856 gene encoding C-C motif chemokine 20-like, with protein sequence MALIRAPIIVLLVLLTVGLFTTEASAAKQGFPRGCCTSYSQGRIDIRLILGFSIQTVKDGCNIDAIIFHTVRGRFPCMDPTNGWVMKAVRKLRERAERLNKKRS encoded by the exons ATGGCCCTGATCAGAGCCCCTATTATTGTGCTGCTCGTGCTCCTGACTGTGGGGCTGTTCACTACTGAGGCTTCTGCAGCTAAACAAG GTTTTCCTAGAGGCTGTTGTACGAGTTATTCCCAGGGGAGGATAGACATTCGTCTCATCCTTGGCTTTTCCATACAGACAGTGAAAGACGGGTGCAACATTGATGCTATCAT TTTCCACACTGTCAGAGGGAGATTCCCATGTATGGATCCCACCAACGGCTGGGTTATGAAAGCTGTTCGCAAGCTGAG GGAAAGAGCGGAACGATTGAACAAGAAAAGGTCATAG